One genomic region from Candidatus Mesenet endosymbiont of Agriotes lineatus encodes:
- a CDS encoding TrkH family potassium uptake protein, which translates to MLKDLRSIIFIIGILLFPLSIIMTIPAITNLLLGYEWRGFIISSAITLFFSIVFSLLGKLSKLNSIKDFAVTSCTWCILPLFAAIPFLFETSISYIDAVFETISGITTTGATVLNHLHKKSPGILLWRAMLSGIGGLGIITIGIIIFPSLKLAGPRNLLASESSEIAKKKLPNVVHIIMHITVIYCILIFLCILLYYFAGMSIFDAICHGISTVSTGGFANYDDSLAHYNSIKIETIAVTFMLLGACPFLTYLKITKRSYFYDEQIFYFIRIITISVLITFIWFHFSSICLNNKIDRDFTLFRYSIFSIVSLITSAGFIICDYGNWCFIAVFAFFLTLIGGCSGSTSGGIKIFRIVVLIKAVKAYFYDVVNPNKTNVVKFNGKILEDEEIKSIFIYFFLYISIFTIATIAMSFISNADFITSLSATSAALTNSGPGFGIVIGPSGNYANFSNSTKLLLSLVMLIGRLEILPVFAFLSSVFYGFSKNKTS; encoded by the coding sequence ATGCTCAAAGATCTGCGCTCGATAATATTTATAATTGGAATACTTTTGTTTCCTTTAAGTATTATCATGACTATTCCTGCAATAACTAATCTACTTCTTGGCTATGAGTGGAGGGGATTTATTATTAGCTCTGCTATTACACTGTTTTTTAGCATAGTTTTTTCATTACTTGGTAAGCTCAGTAAATTAAATAGTATAAAAGATTTTGCTGTCACAAGCTGCACTTGGTGTATTTTGCCATTATTTGCAGCAATTCCTTTTCTCTTTGAGACCTCTATAAGCTATATTGATGCTGTGTTTGAAACTATATCAGGTATTACAACAACAGGTGCAACTGTCTTAAATCACTTACATAAAAAATCCCCAGGAATATTGCTTTGGAGAGCAATGCTGAGTGGAATTGGGGGCTTAGGAATTATTACAATAGGAATCATTATTTTTCCTTCTTTGAAACTAGCAGGTCCACGCAATTTACTTGCATCTGAATCTTCTGAAATTGCAAAAAAGAAATTACCAAATGTTGTGCATATAATTATGCATATTACTGTAATATATTGCATTCTCATCTTTCTATGTATTCTACTCTATTACTTTGCTGGCATGTCTATTTTTGATGCCATATGTCATGGAATATCGACTGTATCAACTGGTGGTTTTGCTAATTACGATGATTCTCTTGCTCACTACAACAGCATTAAAATCGAGACTATTGCTGTTACATTTATGCTTTTAGGAGCATGTCCATTTTTAACCTACTTAAAAATAACAAAAAGGTCATACTTTTACGATGAACAGATCTTTTACTTTATTAGAATTATTACCATTTCAGTACTTATAACGTTTATCTGGTTTCATTTCAGTAGTATTTGCTTGAACAATAAAATAGATAGAGATTTTACCCTGTTTCGATATAGTATATTTAGCATAGTATCCTTGATAACATCGGCTGGGTTTATCATTTGCGATTATGGAAATTGGTGTTTTATTGCAGTGTTTGCATTCTTTTTAACACTTATTGGTGGTTGTAGTGGTTCAACAAGTGGTGGCATAAAAATATTTCGTATAGTAGTGCTAATTAAAGCAGTGAAAGCTTATTTTTATGATGTAGTGAACCCAAATAAAACAAATGTTGTTAAATTTAACGGCAAAATTTTAGAGGATGAAGAAATCAAAAGTATTTTTATATATTTCTTTCTATATATATCAATATTTACTATTGCAACAATAGCTATGTCCTTTATAAGTAATGCCGATTTTATAACAAGCCTAAGTGCTACCTCAGCGGCTCTGACAAATTCAGGTCCTGGTTTCGGTATTGTTATTGGACCGTCGGGAAATTATGCTAATTTTTCAAACTCAACAAAACTGTTGTTATCGCTTGTGATGCTAATTGGTAGGTTAGAAATACTACCTGTTTTTGCATTTTTATCTTCTGTTTTTTATGGATTTAGTAAAAACAAAACTTCTTGA
- a CDS encoding DUF2460 domain-containing protein has protein sequence MEFTEMRFPEDISYGSTGGPEFSTDIITTHNGHEQRNINWSVARAKYNVAYGVKSDQQLSELIAFFRARHGKAIGFRFKDWSDYKTTGQKIGIGDGSSTTFQLVKRYESGGSAYVRVIKKPTHETVKIYFNNIIKTDGYSVDHTTGKITFIAAPSSGVLITADFEFDVPVRFDTDYLSASIDNYGSSSWNDIQLIEIKSI, from the coding sequence ATGGAATTTACAGAAATGAGGTTTCCAGAGGATATATCTTATGGTTCAACAGGGGGACCGGAATTCTCAACTGATATTATCACAACTCACAATGGCCATGAACAGCGAAACATTAACTGGTCTGTAGCACGCGCTAAATATAACGTAGCTTATGGGGTTAAGTCAGATCAGCAGTTGTCAGAACTCATTGCCTTTTTTCGTGCCCGTCATGGCAAAGCCATTGGATTTCGCTTTAAGGATTGGTCAGACTATAAAACTACTGGACAAAAGATTGGAATTGGTGATGGCAGCAGCACAACCTTTCAATTAGTAAAAAGGTATGAAAGCGGAGGTAGTGCATACGTGCGTGTTATTAAAAAACCTACCCATGAGACCGTAAAAATCTACTTCAATAATATCATAAAAACAGATGGCTATTCAGTAGACCACACTACAGGAAAGATAACATTTATTGCAGCACCAAGCAGCGGTGTATTAATCACTGCTGATTTTGAATTTGACGTTCCTGTGCGTTTCGACACCGATTACCTTTCAGCTTCGATTGATAATTATGGCAGCAGCAGTTGGAACGATATTCAACTGATAGAGATAAAATCTATCTAA
- a CDS encoding ABC transporter ATP-binding protein, with amino-acid sequence MLELKNISYYYNKDGFALNNINIKVNRGSVACLLGPSGCGKSTILKLIAGIERPKSGFIIISNKVAVNDHISLPIEKRNIGFIFQHPTLFPHKTVIENITFAIKRCNKEEKYKTALEILDLVNMVSYKDLYPHMLSGGQQQLITIARTIAQKPEVVLLDEPFSNMDVILKRKIRKYMLSLFKERNIAALLVTHDPEEALEVADAIYVARDGSVIQHGTPYDIYYNPKDYELAKFFGDLNHFHAVAKKNYVESPFGKIPINSQNNNDKVIVCIRPEAILLQNNGGIQAIVDSVKFFNKMVYIKIKSYLYLMRFPIALLPNKGDIISVALDLDQVLVFKA; translated from the coding sequence ATGTTAGAGTTAAAGAATATTTCTTATTATTATAATAAGGATGGTTTTGCTTTAAACAATATTAATATCAAAGTAAATAGAGGTTCAGTTGCATGTTTGCTTGGCCCATCAGGTTGCGGTAAGTCTACAATATTAAAATTGATAGCTGGAATAGAGAGGCCAAAGTCTGGCTTTATTATTATAAGCAACAAGGTAGCAGTGAATGATCATATTTCTCTTCCTATTGAAAAACGTAATATTGGGTTCATCTTTCAACATCCTACATTATTTCCTCATAAGACAGTTATTGAAAATATAACTTTTGCTATCAAGAGGTGTAATAAAGAAGAGAAATACAAAACTGCTCTGGAGATCTTAGATTTGGTAAACATGGTAAGCTATAAGGACTTATATCCTCATATGCTATCTGGTGGGCAGCAGCAACTGATTACAATTGCAAGAACGATTGCTCAAAAGCCCGAGGTAGTTTTACTTGATGAACCATTCTCTAACATGGATGTAATATTAAAACGCAAAATAAGAAAATATATGCTATCTCTCTTTAAAGAGAGAAATATAGCCGCATTGCTTGTTACTCACGACCCTGAAGAGGCATTAGAGGTTGCAGATGCTATATATGTTGCTCGTGATGGCAGCGTAATCCAACATGGCACTCCGTATGATATATATTACAATCCTAAAGATTACGAATTAGCAAAGTTTTTCGGTGATTTAAATCATTTCCACGCAGTTGCTAAAAAAAATTATGTGGAATCACCATTTGGGAAAATACCAATTAACTCTCAAAATAACAATGATAAGGTTATCGTCTGCATTAGACCGGAGGCAATTTTATTACAGAATAACGGTGGGATTCAAGCTATAGTTGATAGCGTTAAGTTTTTTAATAAGATGGTTTATATTAAAATAAAAAGCTACTTATACCTAATGAGGTTTCCTATTGCATTATTGCCAAATAAAGGTGATATAATATCTGTAGCACTTGATCTAGATCAAGTGCTTGTATTTAAAGCTTAA
- the dapA gene encoding 4-hydroxy-tetrahydrodipicolinate synthase translates to MQFRGVFTALVTPFNKDNTINKNAFCELVEWQISEGVHGLVPCGTTGESSTLTFEEYCEIVELCVKTANKQAPIIAGVGSNNTAEVIKKVKYVESIGADAVLAVAPYYNKPTQDGLYNHFKSIHDSTHISIILYNVPGRCAVDILDVTAAKIMELERVIGIKDATGDLNRPLNLKTLVKKEISLLSGEDSTALAFNIHGGCGCISVTANIVPKLCVELQNLFFTKQFEKAAELNKKLFSLNQVLFCEVNPIPVKYGLSLLKPNISPNLRLPLTKASENTKTKVKKMMQDLNII, encoded by the coding sequence ATGCAGTTTCGTGGCGTATTTACAGCTCTTGTAACTCCATTCAATAAAGACAATACAATTAATAAAAATGCATTTTGCGAACTAGTTGAGTGGCAGATAAGCGAGGGGGTCCACGGGTTAGTGCCATGCGGTACTACTGGAGAAAGCTCTACCTTAACATTTGAGGAATATTGTGAAATAGTAGAGCTGTGCGTAAAAACTGCAAATAAACAAGCACCTATAATAGCTGGTGTTGGATCTAACAATACTGCTGAGGTTATAAAGAAGGTGAAATACGTAGAATCAATTGGAGCTGATGCCGTGCTTGCGGTGGCACCATATTATAACAAACCAACGCAAGATGGTTTATATAATCATTTTAAGTCAATACATGATAGTACTCATATTTCAATCATACTTTACAACGTTCCTGGAAGATGTGCTGTTGATATTTTGGATGTAACTGCAGCAAAAATAATGGAGCTTGAAAGGGTTATAGGTATAAAAGATGCAACTGGTGATTTAAATCGTCCATTAAATTTAAAAACATTAGTAAAAAAAGAAATTTCTTTATTGTCTGGAGAGGATTCAACTGCGCTAGCGTTTAACATTCATGGCGGATGTGGATGTATATCAGTCACTGCAAATATTGTACCGAAATTGTGTGTAGAGTTGCAAAATTTATTTTTTACTAAGCAATTTGAAAAAGCAGCAGAGCTTAATAAAAAGTTGTTTTCTTTAAATCAAGTGTTATTTTGCGAAGTAAATCCAATACCTGTAAAATATGGGTTGAGCCTACTTAAACCTAATATCTCCCCGAATTTGCGCTTACCACTTACCAAAGCTAGTGAAAATACTAAAACTAAAGTGAAAAAAATGATGCAAGACCTTAATATAATATAA
- the thrS gene encoding threonine--tRNA ligase, with protein MISITFLYKTQQYENEISGFELLKESEIKNKAIALKVNGNLCDLSCAIDCDARVEVITAQDQEGLDILRHDAAHIMAQAVKELFSEVQITIGPTIEDGFYYDFALEPGKSFSSEDLLAIEEKMQEIIKSNYKFIREVWTREDAINFFQGQGENYKVKIISSIPESEKLTVYRQGSFVDLCRGPHSPSTGRVKAFKLMKVAGAYWRGDSNKPMLQRIYGTAWRDKSELKEYLTRLEEAEKRDHRKVAKDMDLFHIQDEAKGQIFWHENGLILYHIIEAYIRKKLRKNGYTEVKTPILASKELWEKSGHWDKFRENMFIVDADQEKQMAIKPMNCPLHIQIFNQKTRSYRDLPMRIAEFGTCHRNESSGSLHGLMRVRGFTQDDAHIFCTEDQITEETKKFCNLLKEVYKDFGFNDISIKFSDRPSMRAGSDEVWDKAEKALLHAAKDTGLDYTLNPGEGAFYGPKLEFVLKDTIGRDWQCGTLQVDFVLPQRLDAFYIGADGQKHHPVMIHRAILGTLERFIGILIEHYAGKFPLWLAPVQLTIATITHECNEYALEIEQKLKQKGVRVKVDLTNEKINYKIRLHSLKKVPILWVIGKNEVLKKEVSIRYLGKIDQISSSIDEAIQSLLELVICK; from the coding sequence ATGATCAGTATCACCTTCTTATATAAAACCCAGCAATATGAGAATGAAATAAGTGGTTTTGAGCTTTTAAAAGAATCAGAGATTAAAAATAAAGCTATTGCCTTAAAAGTAAACGGCAATTTATGTGATCTATCATGTGCTATTGACTGTGATGCAAGAGTGGAGGTGATAACTGCACAAGATCAGGAAGGCCTTGATATTTTAAGGCACGATGCTGCACATATTATGGCGCAAGCGGTGAAGGAACTCTTTTCTGAAGTGCAAATTACTATTGGTCCAACTATAGAAGATGGTTTTTACTATGATTTTGCACTGGAGCCTGGTAAATCTTTTTCTTCGGAGGATTTGCTAGCAATAGAGGAAAAAATGCAGGAAATTATTAAATCTAACTATAAATTCATTCGCGAAGTTTGGACGCGCGAAGATGCGATAAATTTCTTTCAGGGTCAGGGTGAGAACTATAAGGTTAAAATAATATCCAGTATACCAGAAAGTGAAAAGCTTACTGTTTATAGGCAGGGCAGCTTTGTTGATTTATGCCGCGGTCCGCATTCCCCATCAACAGGAAGAGTTAAAGCGTTTAAGCTGATGAAAGTAGCAGGTGCATACTGGCGAGGTGATTCAAACAAACCAATGCTGCAGCGTATATATGGAACCGCATGGAGGGATAAAAGCGAGCTGAAAGAATATTTAACTCGCTTAGAAGAAGCGGAAAAAAGAGATCATAGAAAAGTTGCAAAAGACATGGATCTGTTTCACATCCAAGATGAAGCTAAAGGTCAAATTTTTTGGCATGAAAATGGATTAATCTTATATCATATAATTGAAGCTTATATAAGGAAAAAATTAAGAAAAAACGGCTATACTGAAGTTAAAACACCTATTTTAGCAAGTAAAGAGCTATGGGAAAAATCAGGTCATTGGGATAAGTTTCGTGAAAACATGTTTATAGTTGATGCAGACCAAGAAAAACAAATGGCAATAAAGCCAATGAATTGTCCTCTTCATATACAGATTTTTAACCAAAAGACGAGGAGCTATCGTGATCTACCGATGCGTATTGCAGAATTCGGCACCTGTCATCGCAATGAATCATCTGGTTCGCTACATGGCCTTATGCGTGTCCGAGGCTTCACACAAGACGATGCACATATTTTTTGCACTGAAGATCAGATTACCGAGGAGACAAAAAAGTTTTGTAACCTTCTAAAAGAAGTATATAAAGATTTTGGTTTTAATGATATATCGATAAAGTTCTCTGATCGCCCAAGTATGCGAGCAGGAAGTGATGAGGTATGGGATAAAGCTGAAAAAGCATTGTTGCATGCTGCTAAAGATACTGGGCTAGATTATACTCTAAATCCTGGTGAGGGTGCCTTTTATGGACCAAAACTGGAATTTGTTTTAAAGGATACAATTGGTAGAGACTGGCAGTGTGGAACATTGCAGGTCGACTTTGTTTTACCACAAAGGCTTGATGCTTTCTATATTGGAGCAGATGGCCAAAAGCATCATCCAGTAATGATACACAGAGCGATACTTGGTACGCTTGAGCGTTTTATAGGTATTTTAATTGAGCACTATGCTGGCAAATTTCCTCTATGGCTTGCACCCGTACAATTAACCATAGCAACCATCACTCATGAATGTAATGAATATGCGCTGGAGATTGAGCAAAAGCTAAAACAAAAGGGGGTTAGAGTAAAAGTTGATTTAACTAATGAGAAAATTAATTATAAGATACGCTTGCATAGTTTAAAGAAGGTACCTATATTATGGGTCATAGGTAAAAATGAGGTACTAAAAAAAGAAGTGTCAATAAGGTATTTAGGTAAAATAGATCAAATTTCTTCATCAATTGACGAAGCTATTCAATCATTATTGGAGTTAGTAATTTGCAAATAA
- a CDS encoding twin-arginine translocase TatA/TatE family subunit yields the protein MSLGPWQLFLILMIILVLFGAGRLPQVMSDLGRGIRNLKQELKDSDKLSPAKDEPDR from the coding sequence ATGAGTTTAGGTCCATGGCAATTATTTTTAATTTTAATGATAATCTTAGTATTATTTGGTGCAGGAAGGTTACCGCAAGTTATGAGTGACTTGGGTCGTGGTATTCGTAACTTAAAACAAGAACTAAAGGATTCTGATAAGTTATCACCAGCAAAAGACGAACCGGATCGTTAG
- a CDS encoding cation diffusion facilitator family transporter has translation MTAIHNGKHSSHSKSLIYAIIIIAVTAVLEVAGGVISNSLALLSDAGHMLTDLISLILSWFAYKVATKKSDLKRSYGYHRLQVVAAFVNGLTLFLISGVIIFESIKRFISPVNINWQIMFSIATIGLIANILAFFLLYKKDEDNLNIKSAVLHITGDILGSLAAIAASFIIMYTNWQIVDPILSVFVSIVILRSAYKIVKHSCHILLEGTPKNINPDEVKSKIVQIIPEVIDVHHVHIWSLTENYLIITAHIKVGQGINYNDTVYNVKKLLCDIFSITHATVEIEYDQCVDDKL, from the coding sequence ATGACTGCAATACATAACGGTAAACATTCATCTCACTCTAAGTCTCTTATTTATGCTATAATCATTATAGCTGTAACTGCAGTATTAGAAGTAGCAGGTGGCGTAATTTCAAATTCTCTTGCACTATTGTCTGATGCTGGTCATATGCTGACTGATCTTATATCGCTAATTTTGAGTTGGTTTGCATATAAAGTTGCAACTAAGAAATCAGATTTAAAGAGATCTTACGGGTATCATAGGCTTCAGGTAGTTGCAGCATTTGTAAATGGCCTTACGCTGTTTTTAATTTCGGGAGTAATTATCTTTGAATCCATAAAAAGGTTTATATCTCCAGTGAATATTAACTGGCAGATTATGTTTTCTATTGCAACTATAGGATTGATTGCAAATATACTGGCATTTTTTCTATTATATAAAAAAGATGAAGATAATTTAAACATAAAGAGTGCTGTGCTTCATATCACTGGAGATATTTTAGGGTCTTTAGCAGCAATTGCTGCATCATTCATCATTATGTACACTAATTGGCAAATAGTTGATCCTATTCTTTCAGTATTCGTCAGCATTGTAATACTTAGAAGTGCGTATAAAATAGTAAAACATTCTTGCCATATTTTGCTTGAAGGTACCCCTAAAAATATAAATCCAGATGAGGTAAAAAGTAAAATTGTTCAAATAATACCTGAGGTGATTGATGTACATCACGTACATATTTGGTCACTTACTGAAAACTACCTTATCATTACAGCTCATATAAAAGTAGGCCAAGGAATAAACTATAATGATACAGTATATAATGTGAAAAAATTACTATGCGATATATTCAGCATAACACATGCTACTGTTGAAATTGAATACGATCAATGTGTAGATGATAAGTTGTAG
- a CDS encoding succinate dehydrogenase iron-sulfur subunit — translation MVQLSLPKNSKINKNGRVYLAPSAAKKVKRFKIYRWSPDDEENPRIDTFFIDMDDCGPMVLDALIKIKDEVDSTLTFRRSCREGICGSCAMNIDGTNTLACTRAISDIWSDVKIYPLPHMYVIKDLVPDLSHFYEQYKQIKPWLQAKEPKNQDKERLQSPKDREKLDGLYDCILCACCSTACPSYWWNSDKYLGPAILLQMYRWIVDSRDENKDERLNFLDDAFKLYRCHTIMNCTKTCPKNLNPGKAIAKIKQSMLNCI, via the coding sequence ATGGTACAGCTATCATTACCAAAAAACTCAAAAATCAATAAAAACGGTAGAGTTTATTTAGCTCCAAGTGCTGCAAAAAAAGTAAAACGCTTTAAAATTTATCGTTGGTCTCCTGATGATGAAGAAAATCCAAGAATAGATACTTTTTTCATTGATATGGATGATTGCGGCCCAATGGTACTTGATGCCCTTATTAAAATCAAAGATGAAGTTGATTCAACTTTAACTTTTAGACGTTCTTGTCGTGAAGGAATATGTGGATCATGTGCAATGAATATTGATGGTACTAACACGCTTGCATGTACTAGAGCTATTTCTGACATATGGAGTGACGTTAAGATATATCCATTACCACATATGTACGTAATAAAAGATCTTGTTCCAGATTTGAGCCATTTCTATGAGCAATACAAGCAGATAAAACCATGGCTGCAGGCTAAAGAGCCCAAAAACCAAGATAAGGAACGTTTGCAATCTCCAAAGGATAGGGAGAAATTAGATGGCTTGTATGATTGTATATTATGTGCATGTTGTTCTACCGCATGTCCTAGCTATTGGTGGAATAGTGATAAATATCTAGGTCCAGCAATATTATTACAAATGTATAGGTGGATTGTAGACAGTCGTGATGAGAATAAAGATGAGCGTCTTAATTTTCTGGATGATGCCTTTAAATTATATCGCTGTCACACCATAATGAACTGTACTAAAACTTGCCCTAAGAATTTGAATCCAGGTAAAGCAATAGCGAAAATAAAACAGTCAATGCTAAATTGCATTTAA
- the grxD gene encoding Grx4 family monothiol glutaredoxin, which yields MQDDYLLKQIGKDVKENDVVLYIKGSKDYPQCGFSLAVVSILQKIGVKFKDVNVLEDQGLREAIKKFSEWPTIPQLYVKGEFIGGCDIIKEMYEKGELKNLLINKGIISE from the coding sequence ATGCAAGATGATTACCTATTAAAGCAAATTGGAAAGGACGTAAAAGAAAATGACGTAGTGCTTTACATAAAGGGTAGCAAAGATTATCCACAGTGCGGATTTTCTCTTGCAGTAGTATCGATATTGCAGAAAATTGGTGTAAAATTTAAAGATGTTAATGTTTTAGAGGATCAAGGATTACGAGAAGCTATAAAGAAGTTTTCAGAGTGGCCAACAATACCACAACTCTACGTAAAGGGAGAATTTATTGGTGGATGTGACATTATTAAAGAAATGTATGAGAAAGGAGAACTAAAGAACCTTTTAATTAATAAAGGTATTATTAGTGAGTAA
- a CDS encoding DUF1467 family protein has translation MNFIVFVSFMLIWWIVFLCILPIMVKIDDKPKLGFASSAPTHPYVWQKMLMSTIISIILTSVLFYFRSHNYIKF, from the coding sequence GTGAATTTCATAGTTTTTGTATCTTTTATGTTAATATGGTGGATTGTTTTTCTCTGTATATTGCCAATAATGGTTAAAATAGATGATAAACCTAAGCTTGGTTTTGCCAGCAGTGCCCCCACCCATCCTTACGTATGGCAAAAGATGCTAATGTCTACTATAATCTCAATTATTTTGACTTCAGTTTTATTTTATTTTAGAAGTCATAATTATATTAAATTTTAA
- a CDS encoding ABC transporter ATP-binding protein codes for MSCILKLSSITKSFGQHVIIDNINLEVKSGEVIALIGKSGSGKTTVLQIAGLLDEPTSGSIWVNGTDCTKINDRQKTYLRGTLFGFIYQFHHLLHEFSALENVMLPQMILGKNKGEAKKNAQSMLANFGLQDSEFHMISELSGGERQRLAIARGLINFPQLVLADEPTGNLDPENSLKVFSLLHEYAKVKNIAVLIVTHNHTLAQKADMIFVLEKGVLTKLQ; via the coding sequence ATGTCTTGCATATTAAAGTTATCATCTATTACCAAAAGCTTCGGTCAGCATGTTATTATAGACAATATTAATTTAGAAGTTAAAAGTGGAGAGGTTATTGCACTAATTGGCAAATCAGGTTCTGGCAAAACAACAGTTTTGCAAATAGCAGGACTGCTTGATGAACCAACTTCTGGAAGCATTTGGGTTAATGGTACCGATTGCACAAAAATAAACGATAGACAAAAAACATACTTGCGTGGAACTTTATTTGGTTTTATCTATCAATTTCACCACCTTCTACATGAATTTTCAGCACTTGAGAATGTTATGCTTCCACAAATGATATTGGGTAAAAATAAAGGTGAAGCAAAAAAAAATGCACAATCCATGTTAGCAAATTTTGGCCTGCAGGATAGCGAGTTTCACATGATATCTGAGCTTTCAGGAGGAGAAAGGCAAAGGCTAGCGATAGCTAGAGGTCTTATCAATTTTCCCCAGCTTGTGCTTGCAGATGAGCCTACAGGTAACTTAGATCCAGAAAATTCACTTAAGGTATTCTCACTTCTACACGAATATGCTAAAGTGAAAAACATCGCTGTACTTATAGTTACTCACAATCACACTCTTGCTCAAAAGGCAGATATGATTTTTGTGTTAGAGAAGGGGGTGTTAACCAAATTGCAATAA
- the infC gene encoding translation initiation factor IF-3, which yields MQIKKNFGTNRTNQYITAKEVRLIDQSGNMVGVVPTGDAIRLAREEGLDLVVVAQDASPPVCKILDYSKYRYETKKKISEAKKKQKMIKIKEFKLKPNIDPHDYDIKLRNILKHLEEGHKIKVAMRFSGREMRLQLPIQKGKEILNKLVKDTEDIAKLELPPKMHGNQLLMILTTK from the coding sequence TTGCAAATAAAGAAAAATTTCGGTACAAATAGAACCAATCAATATATTACAGCTAAAGAAGTGCGTTTGATTGATCAAAGCGGTAATATGGTTGGGGTTGTACCAACTGGAGATGCTATCAGACTTGCAAGAGAGGAGGGTCTAGATTTAGTTGTAGTTGCTCAAGATGCTAGCCCTCCTGTTTGTAAAATATTAGATTATAGTAAATATAGGTATGAAACTAAGAAAAAGATAAGTGAGGCCAAGAAAAAGCAGAAAATGATAAAGATTAAGGAGTTTAAACTTAAGCCTAATATAGATCCTCATGATTATGATATAAAGTTAAGAAACATATTAAAGCACCTTGAAGAAGGTCATAAAATTAAAGTTGCCATGAGGTTTTCTGGCAGAGAGATGAGATTGCAGCTACCTATACAAAAAGGCAAAGAAATTTTAAATAAGTTGGTAAAAGACACTGAAGATATAGCAAAATTAGAATTGCCCCCTAAGATGCATGGAAATCAATTGTTAATGATTCTTACCACAAAATGA
- the folK gene encoding 2-amino-4-hydroxy-6-hydroxymethyldihydropteridine diphosphokinase translates to MLLNNIVLALGANCGSELRILKMVIDLLPLYSKIASFVYKSKALLPKNAPTSWSVPFFNMVVVGYSNLELNQFFRVIKNLEVIMGRLSKAHWSPRTIDIDILFWGNSKIESKTLSIPHSQMHYRDFVLVPTCDICSRFIHPVLNKSIADIAANLKEINLIKI, encoded by the coding sequence TTGCTGTTGAATAATATAGTACTTGCACTAGGTGCAAATTGTGGTAGTGAGCTTAGAATTTTAAAGATGGTAATAGATCTGCTACCGCTCTATAGTAAAATTGCTTCTTTCGTTTATAAAAGCAAAGCATTATTACCTAAAAATGCACCCACATCTTGGAGTGTCCCATTTTTTAATATGGTAGTTGTTGGATACTCTAATTTAGAGTTAAACCAGTTTTTTCGTGTGATAAAAAACCTTGAAGTAATTATGGGACGATTGAGCAAAGCACACTGGTCGCCAAGAACAATTGACATCGATATTTTATTTTGGGGAAATAGTAAAATAGAGTCTAAAACCCTCTCAATACCTCATTCTCAAATGCATTATCGCGATTTTGTCTTAGTTCCAACATGCGATATTTGCTCAAGGTTTATTCATCCAGTTTTAAATAAGAGTATAGCGGATATTGCAGCAAATCTTAAAGAAATCAATTTAATTAAGATCTAA